A genomic region of Williamwhitmania taraxaci contains the following coding sequences:
- a CDS encoding outer membrane beta-barrel protein, with the protein MKNMRILVAAIALLLVTSLSFGQGSLGKGRSQLNAGVGFSGWGVPVYIGFDYGVHPDITLGAEFSFRSYNDRYYGNDYNHSIIGISGNGNYHFNRILNIPSAFDFYAGLNLGFYVWSSPSEYKGDHTSGLGLNAQVGGRYFFSNNFGLNLEFGGGSAFSGGKIGITYKF; encoded by the coding sequence TGTAACAAGCCTATCCTTTGGACAAGGTTCTTTAGGTAAGGGAAGATCACAACTCAATGCAGGAGTAGGATTTTCCGGTTGGGGCGTTCCCGTATACATTGGATTCGATTATGGCGTTCATCCCGATATTACTCTCGGAGCAGAATTTTCCTTTCGATCCTACAACGATCGTTATTATGGTAATGATTATAATCACTCTATCATTGGTATTTCCGGTAATGGGAACTACCACTTTAATCGTATTTTAAACATCCCTAGTGCGTTTGACTTTTATGCAGGCCTTAATCTTGGCTTCTATGTGTGGTCGTCTCCTAGCGAATATAAAGGTGATCACACCTCAGGATTAGGCCTTAACGCACAAGTTGGAGGTCGCTACTTTTTCTCCAACAACTTCGGATTGAATCTTGAATTTGGTGGTGGAAGCGCTTTCTCCGGTGGCAAAATAGGTATCACCTATAAGTTCTAG